Genomic DNA from Trichoderma asperellum chromosome 5, complete sequence:
TCTAGGTAATTTCCTACATTAGCGCGAGAATATCATATAGAGGTATATAGTGCTACTCACCAACCATGTTTGCTGCCTTCAAAGCAGCGTCTTGAAGTGGGAGGTCTTCCACACCACCACGGGCGGCTGCCTGAATAGATTCTTCGACCATTTCCTCAATGCGACGCTTTACCTCCTTTAGACGTTGTGGATCGCCAAAAGGTAGGTTGCTATACCAGTTGCCTTTAGACGTCACTTTCTTATTTAAGGACAATAGCTCAGCGATCAAAAGGGTCATCTCGTGCAGCGGTGCATCGGGCGAAGCAAAGTGGTTAAAATTGATGCCTAAAGTGAGCTTGCCAACGGCTTGTGAACCAAGCTTTAACATGTATTGATAGGCATTCCAAGATTCACCCTGCTCATCGAGCTCGTCAAACACTTTGATAGCGTCTTCGATTGTTTTCTGCATAGTAGGTGCATAGTGACGGACCGCTTTAGGGCCAAGGGCAGGAGGCAGAAATTTATGAGCGATCCTCCATTCCTCTGTATCGGTGTCGCCCAAAAAGATACCAGCGGCCGGAGTTCTCAATGCATAAAGAGGATGATCCTCAGTAAGCTTCTTCGTGAAGAAGTCAGACTCTGCAAAAGCAATGGTAGCAATATCCGGGTCGTTTGTCTGGTATACGGTTCGACCCATGGTGATAGTCTTTATGACGGGACCATAACGCTCAAAGAGACGTTGGTGGTTGCCAAGGTGATCAGGATATATCTCAAGGAAGTTTCCGATGTAAGGCAAGCCCTTCGGGCCAGGCACATCACGGACAGCATGTCCGTCAATAGAAATAGCTACAGGACCCTCAACAGAGGAGACGTCTGAGACTTCTTGAAGCGCATTTTCTTGACTCTGAAACCCAATTCCTGTTTAGCCATTAGCAGCTGACAATATAAGGCGGGCTAAAAAGCGCGTCTCTCGGTTGCACTCACCATTGGGGTTAACAATAGCAAAGTAAGACGCAACCAAGTGTTTGAGTCCGTCAAAGTCTAAATTTGAATCGATCTCAATTGCTCTTGTAGCTGTTGCCGGTTCtccaaggagaaaaaagtgtTGTATCGCCATAATGTTTGAATGTGTTACGCTTTACTTTGAAAATGTGTGTCTGTGTTTCTATAGACTTCAACCTGTGCGAACTTTCATCCTTATAACTAAAATTCCCCATAGAATTACTGTACTATTCCAGTATCTTGCACATGCCCCATCGCGATATTTTCATTGCTGTAAATAACGGCATACCGGCAGCTCAGACTTACATTCCACTCTCGGCATCTTCCAGCTTTCCGAGGAATCGGCTTCTCCGGATCCATTTCATTGGTTCGGTAAGCCCAACCAGGTAGCTATCAATCTTCGGGAAGAAACCCCTGACTCATATTGCCGCGGAAACTAGCCGTTTTAGGATAGCTCCAATTTAGTGGGGCAAGTCTGCATGATGGTGATTGATTGCAATCAGAGTGCTTGGGCTTTTCTGCATATATATGGAACAAAGAAATCTGTGAGCAAATGGGCTTTCGTAAGATCCATAAGAGAATtctctatttatttatataagcccgatttttataattttgaGGCTTTTCATTCTCTAATCTTGCCTCATTAAATTGTCTCGTTAT
This window encodes:
- a CDS encoding uncharacterized protein (EggNog:ENOG41~TransMembrane:1 (o342-369i)), with the protein product MAIQHFFLLGEPATATRAIEIDSNLDFDGLKHLVASYFAIVNPNGIGFQSQENALQEVSDVSSVEGPVAISIDGHAVRDVPGPKGLPYIGNFLEIYPDHLGNHQRLFERYGPVIKTITMGRTVYQTNDPDIATIAFAESDFFTKKLTEDHPLYALRTPAAGIFLGDTDTEEWRIAHKFLPPALGPKAVRHYAPTMQKTIEDAIKVFDELDEQGESWNAYQYMLKLGSQAVGKLTLGINFNHFASPDAPLHEMTLLIAELLSLNKKVTSKGNWYSNLPFGDPQRLKEVKRRIEEMVEESIQAAARGGVEDLPLQDAALKAANMVDYAIRATDNKGEKLPKSSLVWALIVATAAGFTTTSSLLSWLLYGLVTYPGMQERLLQELVDNDFDEEALLTSDYTDRLVFQDKYIKEMQRKHNPSFQPGRTAKTDLILPGGYKMPKDSVIIPALHHIHNNPQIWSDPAKFDPDRWDTEEVKNRPKGSYLPFAVGSRMCIGFNFALQEVKVFLPKLIYRYKFTQEGDTAVEYDPMFQLIRPNNLYLRAERRVKWPPKSKATTSNASS